One Tachysurus fulvidraco isolate hzauxx_2018 chromosome 2, HZAU_PFXX_2.0, whole genome shotgun sequence DNA segment encodes these proteins:
- the LOC113646119 gene encoding A-agglutinin anchorage subunit-like, which produces MAKMLHFITVLITFIILQVNTTTMNQTTSQATTKRTQPSSAELTSTYSSTTSPSTVSSTSALSKEHPTSRTSLATSINQTATSSQPPTATTVKITTTGKTSTGSAMKNSSETTAFGSLSTSLSSTKEPRSTAASTGTVSAVSHSEITTTDQTNKASAVTNISQTTDLSLKVVSLITILSSTKGPTSAAASTGEVSANSASGNEGKDNLVMNPGLVAILCIFFIVLALVLVVALAKIISYRRNSQFERLKDLPMSQQSKVNESAPFAQYPPK; this is translated from the exons ATGGCTAAAATGTTACATTTCATCACAGTTCTAATCACTTTCATCATATTACAAG TTAACACAACTACAATGAATCAAACTACAAGTCAAGCCACCACCAAAAGAACCCAGCCTTCAAGCGCAGAATTGACCTCCACCTATTCTTCCACCACTTCTCCAAGCACGGTGTCCTCAACTTCTGCTTTGAGTAAAGAACATCCAACAAGCAGGACATCTCTTGCAACTAGCATTAATCAAACAGCAACATCTTCTCAGCCCCCCACAGCAACAACTGTCAAGATCACAACCACTGGCAAAACCAGTACAGGTTCAGCAATGAAGAATAGCAGTGAAACCACAGCTTTTGGGTCATTATCAACCAGCCTGTCATCTACTAAAGAACCCAGATCAACAGCTGCTTCAACAGGAACAGTCAGTGCAGTCTCACATTCAG AGATCACAACTACTGACCAAACCAATAAGGCTTCAGCGGTCACTAACATCAGTCAAACCACTGATTTATCGTTAAAAGTCGTTTCATTAATAACCATCCTGTCATCTACTAAAGGACCCACATCAGCAGCTGCTTCAACAGGAGAAGTCAGCGCAAACTCAG CTTCCGGTAATGAGGGAAAAGACAACTTGGTGATGAACCCAGGTCTTGTTGCAATCCTGTGCATATTCTTTATAGTTTTGGCTTTGGTCCTTGTGGTTGCGCTTGCCAAGATCATCAGTTACAGAAGAAATTCCCAGTTTGAAAGGCTAAAAGATTTACCGATG TCCCAGCAGAGCAAGGTGAACGAGAGTGCACCGTTTGCTCAATATCCTCCAAAATAA